The following proteins come from a genomic window of Phnomibacter ginsenosidimutans:
- a CDS encoding lipopolysaccharide biosynthesis protein — MLSKIKHEIKTGKLRKEISDSPFVKRFFGVFILDVLAKGSMFLFLPLYLRLMTKEEFGTFSYLLFVIMNIAYFIKLGMDTAQAKLYYDYEGVERNKLLFNINLLTIVVFILLYGGLILSGFDLFIFEKIGVEQDLYTSVRWFVVIYVFAFIQQIMLQSYLVADNKASKFQVYNLVKVLAMSIGAVLVLYFFASNKISNRLLVESVSAVLVFAPLTAYFIRQMKPVIDRQMLLKSIHIGLPMLGSVFVGFVYSFVDKYYLQKAHGFGDVAVYSLAIFLTTPVNLIFSSFNLLWFSKFFQEKDAQRNYRQTKKVYLIMLAAFSVLFVGLWVAVILAVKFQLIDASYQPVAILLPFIFYYKVLESLSNLYTNFLVQGEQTKLIFRITMIVSGLAWLSFAWLIPVYGYLAAAIILFVMELFRTVCLVFFARKIVFGSSKVSLHQNGGLA, encoded by the coding sequence ATGCTTTCTAAAATTAAACACGAAATAAAAACCGGCAAGCTGCGAAAGGAAATCAGCGATTCTCCTTTTGTAAAAAGGTTTTTCGGCGTGTTTATTTTGGATGTACTGGCAAAGGGTTCTATGTTCCTTTTTTTGCCGCTGTACCTGCGGTTAATGACGAAAGAAGAATTCGGTACGTTTTCGTATTTGCTCTTTGTAATAATGAACATTGCTTACTTCATAAAGCTGGGTATGGATACAGCACAGGCAAAGCTTTATTATGACTATGAAGGAGTAGAAAGGAATAAACTATTATTCAATATCAATTTGCTTACTATCGTAGTATTTATACTGCTGTACGGTGGCTTGATTTTGTCGGGGTTCGATCTTTTTATATTTGAAAAAATTGGGGTTGAACAGGACTTGTATACAAGTGTTCGCTGGTTTGTTGTTATTTATGTGTTTGCTTTTATTCAGCAAATCATGTTGCAATCGTATCTGGTAGCCGATAACAAGGCAAGTAAGTTTCAGGTGTACAATTTGGTGAAAGTGCTGGCCATGAGTATTGGCGCTGTGTTGGTATTGTATTTTTTTGCCAGCAACAAAATCAGCAACCGCCTCTTGGTAGAATCTGTTTCGGCAGTATTGGTTTTTGCTCCACTTACTGCTTATTTCATCAGGCAAATGAAGCCTGTGATAGACAGACAAATGTTACTCAAATCAATACATATTGGCTTGCCCATGCTTGGCAGTGTATTTGTCGGTTTTGTGTACAGCTTTGTAGATAAATATTATTTGCAAAAAGCACATGGTTTTGGTGATGTGGCAGTGTACAGCCTGGCTATATTTTTAACCACACCGGTAAACCTCATTTTCAGTTCTTTTAATCTGCTTTGGTTCTCTAAATTTTTTCAGGAAAAAGATGCGCAACGCAATTACCGACAAACCAAAAAAGTGTACCTGATTATGTTGGCGGCATTTTCTGTGTTGTTTGTGGGTTTATGGGTTGCCGTTATATTGGCGGTAAAATTTCAGTTGATTGATGCGTCGTACCAGCCGGTTGCCATATTGCTGCCTTTTATTTTTTACTACAAAGTGTTAGAAAGCTTATCCAATTTATACACCAATTTTTTGGTGCAGGGTGAGCAAACCAAGCTCATCTTTCGCATTACCATGATTGTAAGCGGTTTGGCATGGCTGTCTTTCGCCTGGCTTATTCCGGTATATGGGTATCTGGCCGCAGCCATTATTTTATTTGTGATGGAATTATTCCGTACTGTCTGCCTTGTATTTTTTGCCCGTAAAATTGTGTTCGGCAGCAGCAAAGTATCGCTGCATCAAAACGGAGGTTTGGCGTGA
- a CDS encoding glycosyltransferase family 4 protein, which produces MKQQDVLIFHNILWSHYTGVVFGRLSTLLAQHNGRLFVVHVADSMHSRKGIGEIDKRYHQYPYQVLFPGSIEKVGKWQQLVAGGKILLSSKATDVMVFGYDLPVYVLAILLAPLLGKKLHVVADATAYDRPRHPLKEKLKKLLLKRATTVICYGQSHRQYLQSLGVPLHKIAIRLQATDNDQIRQLYQQWKSNAENAEPASRPSFIFIGRLIEEKNLFILLQAFAQLKSNWVLKLVGAGVLEHSLKAYCKKHQIENVVFAGALPLAAAVAELAASDVLVLPSVSETWGLVVNEAMLCEKPVIVSHHCGCALELVQHGHNGYIINPNDVGDLAAAMQKFVSGEADMPAMGAASLAIVKDFTPEKAASQIFAAISEN; this is translated from the coding sequence GTGAAGCAACAAGACGTACTTATATTTCATAACATTCTCTGGAGCCACTATACTGGTGTTGTTTTTGGCCGGTTGTCTACACTTTTGGCGCAGCACAACGGTCGTTTATTTGTGGTACACGTGGCCGACTCAATGCACAGCCGAAAAGGTATAGGAGAAATTGATAAAAGATATCATCAGTATCCTTATCAGGTGCTGTTTCCAGGCTCAATAGAAAAGGTAGGCAAATGGCAACAGCTGGTAGCAGGTGGAAAAATACTGCTGTCGTCAAAAGCCACCGATGTGATGGTTTTCGGATACGATTTGCCGGTGTATGTGTTGGCTATTTTGCTGGCGCCATTGCTGGGCAAAAAACTGCATGTGGTGGCCGATGCAACTGCTTACGACCGGCCCCGCCATCCGCTTAAAGAAAAGCTAAAAAAGTTATTGCTAAAAAGAGCTACAACGGTTATTTGCTACGGGCAGTCGCACAGGCAGTACCTGCAGTCGCTGGGTGTACCCTTGCACAAAATTGCTATTCGCCTGCAGGCTACAGATAATGATCAAATACGACAATTGTATCAGCAATGGAAAAGCAATGCTGAAAATGCTGAACCTGCTTCCCGGCCCAGCTTTATTTTTATAGGCCGCCTTATCGAAGAAAAAAATTTGTTTATCCTCTTGCAAGCCTTTGCCCAACTGAAGAGTAACTGGGTACTCAAGTTGGTTGGTGCTGGTGTGTTGGAGCATTCGCTCAAAGCGTATTGCAAGAAACATCAAATAGAAAATGTAGTATTTGCAGGAGCACTACCACTGGCAGCAGCAGTAGCTGAGCTGGCAGCATCCGATGTATTGGTGCTGCCCAGTGTATCCGAAACCTGGGGCCTTGTAGTAAATGAAGCCATGCTCTGCGAAAAGCCGGTCATTGTTTCGCATCATTGTGGCTGTGCACTGGAGTTGGTGCAGCATGGGCACAATGGGTATATTATCAATCCTAACGATGTAGGTGATTTAGCCGCTGCCATGCAAAAGTTTGTTTCGGGCGAAGCAGACATGCCTGCCATGGGGGCCGCATCGCTGGCTATAGTAAAAGATTTTACACCAGAAAAAGCGGCATCGCAGATATTTGCGGCTATATCAGAAAATTGA
- a CDS encoding sugar 3,4-ketoisomerase, with the protein MAHLISLLTNTDARGNLTVIEKIFPFDIKRIFYIYGVDSSVRGKHRHHLTRQAAICIKGSCRVSNQSGKGLPVQEFILDHPSVCLMIEPEDFHWMDQFSPDAILMVLASEYYDPKDYIFEPYE; encoded by the coding sequence ATGGCACACCTTATTTCGCTGCTTACCAATACCGATGCAAGGGGCAACCTTACGGTCATCGAAAAAATTTTTCCTTTCGATATCAAACGCATTTTTTACATCTATGGGGTCGATAGTTCCGTTCGTGGTAAGCACCGGCATCATCTTACCCGCCAGGCAGCTATTTGTATAAAGGGTTCTTGCAGGGTGTCTAATCAATCGGGCAAGGGTCTGCCTGTTCAAGAATTTATACTCGATCATCCTTCTGTTTGCCTCATGATTGAACCCGAAGATTTTCATTGGATGGATCAATTTTCGCCAGATGCCATACTCATGGTGCTGGCTTCTGAATACTACGACCCCAAGGATTATATATTTGAACCTTATGAGTAA
- a CDS encoding NAD-dependent epimerase/dehydratase family protein, whose translation MATKHSILLTGGAGFIGTHILSMFPDTQFVVTDIQSPQQKQPNTIYIKADVRSEADMLPIFEQHRFDCVLHLAAAHKDFGVEQEEYFEVNENGTALVSQLAGQYGIKKFIFFSSVAVYGDCNTPTTDKTQPNPSNDYGASKLAAEQVLNRWWQQDESRTVIIIRPALVFGEGNVANMFRLIDQINKGLYFNVGKGDNIKSIAYVKNLVEVTWYLLEYQQSGIHIYNYADQPHLRTAEIGLTIAAALGKPKPKSIPMGLLLMMAKPFDLLIKMSGKDLPISSHRVKKYGTQTYHQAQQIFADGFKPKYTTREGLAKMVAWYKESVQKNGK comes from the coding sequence ATGGCAACAAAGCACTCTATATTGCTCACAGGCGGCGCAGGCTTTATTGGCACACACATACTTTCCATGTTTCCTGACACGCAATTTGTAGTAACCGATATACAGTCGCCACAGCAAAAGCAGCCCAATACCATTTACATAAAAGCCGATGTACGAAGCGAAGCCGATATGCTGCCCATATTTGAGCAGCACCGGTTCGATTGTGTGCTGCACCTGGCTGCCGCCCACAAAGATTTTGGCGTAGAGCAAGAAGAATATTTTGAAGTAAACGAAAACGGTACAGCGCTGGTAAGCCAGTTGGCTGGTCAGTATGGCATCAAAAAGTTCATTTTCTTTTCATCGGTAGCCGTGTATGGCGATTGTAACACGCCCACCACCGACAAAACACAGCCCAATCCAAGCAACGATTATGGAGCCTCAAAGCTGGCAGCCGAGCAGGTACTCAACCGATGGTGGCAGCAAGATGAAAGCCGCACTGTCATCATCATTCGCCCGGCACTGGTGTTTGGAGAAGGCAATGTGGCCAATATGTTTCGGTTGATTGATCAAATAAATAAGGGACTGTACTTCAACGTGGGCAAGGGCGACAATATCAAATCCATTGCCTACGTAAAAAATCTGGTTGAGGTAACCTGGTACCTGCTGGAATATCAGCAAAGCGGCATTCACATTTACAACTACGCCGATCAGCCACATCTTCGTACCGCCGAAATTGGCCTTACCATTGCTGCCGCTTTGGGCAAACCCAAGCCCAAAAGTATTCCAATGGGCTTACTGCTCATGATGGCTAAGCCATTTGACCTGCTCATAAAAATGTCGGGCAAAGACCTGCCCATTTCCAGCCACCGGGTAAAAAAGTACGGCACCCAAACCTACCATCAGGCACAGCAAATTTTTGCAGACGGCTTTAAGCCAAAATATACAACTCGGGAAGGTCTGGCAAAAATGGTAGCCTGGTATAAAGAAAGTGTTCAAAAAAATGGCAAATAG
- a CDS encoding glycosyltransferase family 2 protein, whose amino-acid sequence MTVSIITVCYNSSQTIADTLQSIRQQDYPHIESIVVDGGSTDGTMNMVAQYADVVTKSVSEPDKGIYDAMNKGLTMATGDIIGILNSDDMMASPHSISQIVAAFREQPNGCVYGDLVYVQQQNTQQIVRYWKSGKGTARKFYFGWMPPHPTFYVSRQVLNTCGQYDLRFPVAADYEYMLRVMVKHGVKAVYVPEVLVKMRLGGYSNQSVNSRKRSFSKITKHGG is encoded by the coding sequence ATGACTGTATCCATCATTACCGTCTGCTACAATAGCAGCCAAACAATAGCCGATACCCTGCAAAGTATTCGCCAGCAAGATTACCCTCATATAGAATCGATAGTGGTAGATGGCGGCTCTACCGACGGTACCATGAACATGGTGGCCCAATATGCAGATGTGGTTACCAAATCTGTGTCGGAGCCCGACAAGGGCATTTACGATGCCATGAACAAAGGCCTGACCATGGCAACCGGCGATATCATTGGTATTTTGAACTCCGATGATATGATGGCTTCGCCACACAGCATTAGCCAAATTGTGGCAGCTTTTCGGGAGCAACCCAATGGTTGTGTGTATGGAGATCTGGTGTATGTGCAACAGCAAAACACCCAACAAATTGTTCGGTATTGGAAATCGGGAAAAGGAACTGCCCGGAAATTTTATTTCGGATGGATGCCGCCGCACCCAACATTCTATGTATCGAGGCAGGTGCTCAATACTTGCGGCCAATATGATTTGCGGTTTCCTGTGGCAGCCGATTATGAGTACATGCTGCGGGTAATGGTGAAGCACGGTGTAAAAGCCGTATATGTGCCCGAAGTATTGGTAAAAATGCGCCTCGGTGGATATTCCAACCAATCCGTCAATAGCCGTAAACGCTCTTTTTCGAAAATCACGAAGCATGGCGGGTAA
- the gmd gene encoding GDP-mannose 4,6-dehydratase, with protein sequence MKTALITGITGQDGAYLAELLLSKGYHVHGVKRRSSMFNTDRIDHLYQDPHESNVHFKLHYGDLTDSTNLIRIIQEVQPDEIYNLAAQSHVKVSFETPEYTANADAIGALRILEAIRILGLTKKTKFYQASTSELYGLVQEVPQSERTPFYPRSPYAVAKLYAYWITVNYREAYGMFAMNGILFNHESPLRGETFVTRKITRGVARIALGMQDKIFLGNLDAQRDWGHAKDYVEAMYLMLQQETAEDYVVATGITTTVREFVRMAFAEAGIELEFSGSGADEKAVVKAVASPDIKVQPGTVVVAIDAAYYRPTEVDLLIGDPIKAKTQLGWEPKYDLPALVKEMVASDLALFRREKLLKDQGFQVLNQYE encoded by the coding sequence ATGAAAACAGCACTCATCACCGGTATTACCGGGCAAGACGGCGCCTATCTGGCCGAATTATTACTCAGCAAAGGCTACCACGTTCATGGCGTAAAACGCCGCAGCTCCATGTTCAATACCGATAGAATTGACCACCTCTATCAGGACCCCCACGAATCGAATGTGCATTTTAAGCTGCACTACGGCGACCTTACCGATAGCACCAACCTCATCCGGATTATACAGGAAGTGCAGCCCGACGAAATTTATAACCTCGCTGCGCAAAGCCATGTAAAAGTGAGCTTTGAAACGCCGGAGTACACCGCCAATGCCGACGCCATTGGAGCCCTGCGTATTCTGGAAGCCATCCGCATTTTGGGGCTCACTAAAAAAACGAAGTTTTACCAGGCCAGTACCAGCGAACTCTACGGTCTGGTGCAGGAAGTGCCCCAATCTGAGCGGACACCTTTCTATCCTCGTTCGCCTTATGCAGTGGCTAAATTGTATGCCTACTGGATTACAGTAAACTACCGCGAAGCCTATGGCATGTTTGCTATGAATGGCATTCTGTTCAACCACGAAAGTCCGCTGCGGGGCGAAACCTTTGTAACCCGCAAAATAACCCGGGGTGTGGCCCGCATTGCCTTGGGCATGCAGGACAAAATCTTTTTGGGCAACCTCGATGCGCAACGCGACTGGGGCCATGCCAAAGATTATGTAGAAGCCATGTACCTGATGCTGCAGCAAGAAACAGCGGAAGATTATGTGGTGGCCACCGGCATTACCACTACCGTTCGGGAGTTTGTACGCATGGCATTTGCCGAAGCTGGTATCGAACTCGAATTCAGCGGCAGCGGTGCCGACGAAAAAGCAGTGGTGAAAGCCGTAGCATCGCCCGACATTAAAGTGCAGCCCGGTACAGTAGTTGTGGCTATTGATGCCGCTTACTATCGCCCTACCGAAGTAGACCTGCTAATTGGCGACCCCATCAAAGCCAAAACGCAACTCGGATGGGAACCTAAATATGATTTACCAGCTTTGGTAAAAGAAATGGTGGCCAGCGATCTGGCTTTGTTTCGCCGCGAAAAGTTGCTGAAAGACCAAGGCTTTCAGGTGTTAAATCAGTACGAATAA
- a CDS encoding GDP-L-fucose synthase family protein: MEKQAKIFVAGHRGLVGSAICKKLQEEGYTNLVLRTSAELDLRQQDAVAAFFASEKPEYVFVAAAKVGGIIANSTYPAEFLYQNLAIQNNIIHQAYVHGVKKLLFLGSSCIYPKLCPQPIKEEYLLTGPLEPTNDAYAIAKIAGIKMCDAYRQQYGCHFISAMPTNMYGPNDNFDLQNSHVLPALIRKMHTAKVTGQPHVTIWGTGTPKREFLHSNDLAAACLHLMLHFDEPGPINIGTGEDLSIAELAQMVKEVVGFEGQLEFDTTKPDGTPRKLLDVSRIHALGWKHHIELRDGISDVYALVKPVLS, from the coding sequence ATGGAAAAGCAAGCGAAAATTTTTGTGGCCGGCCATCGGGGCTTGGTGGGTTCGGCTATTTGTAAAAAGCTACAGGAAGAAGGCTATACCAATTTGGTGCTGCGTACATCTGCCGAATTAGACCTGCGCCAGCAGGATGCGGTGGCCGCATTTTTTGCCAGCGAAAAGCCGGAGTATGTATTTGTGGCAGCGGCAAAAGTGGGTGGCATCATTGCCAACAGCACTTACCCAGCCGAGTTTTTGTACCAAAACCTGGCCATTCAAAACAACATCATTCACCAGGCTTATGTGCATGGTGTAAAAAAGTTATTGTTCCTGGGTTCCAGTTGCATCTACCCCAAGCTTTGCCCACAGCCTATCAAAGAAGAATACCTGCTGACAGGCCCGCTGGAGCCCACCAACGATGCCTACGCCATTGCCAAAATAGCGGGCATCAAAATGTGCGATGCTTATCGCCAGCAATATGGTTGTCATTTTATTTCGGCGATGCCCACCAATATGTATGGGCCTAATGACAATTTTGATTTACAAAATAGCCACGTACTACCTGCACTCATCCGCAAAATGCATACCGCCAAAGTAACCGGGCAACCCCATGTAACCATTTGGGGCACGGGCACACCTAAGCGGGAGTTTTTGCACAGCAATGATTTGGCAGCTGCCTGCCTGCACCTGATGCTGCATTTTGATGAACCCGGCCCCATTAATATTGGCACTGGCGAAGACCTGAGCATAGCCGAACTGGCGCAAATGGTAAAAGAAGTGGTAGGCTTTGAAGGCCAACTTGAATTTGATACCACTAAGCCCGACGGCACTCCCCGCAAACTGCTTGATGTTAGCCGTATTCACGCCTTGGGTTGGAAACATCACATTGAACTACGCGACGGCATCAGCGATGTGTATGCACTGGTAAAGCCAGTTTTAAGTTAA
- a CDS encoding NAD-dependent epimerase → MKVLVTGAAGFIGYHLTERLLKDGHEVVGLDSLNDYYPVELKHDRLRQLGIAIGHEHNGDLLQSSHYTSFQFIQMKLEDREPLQQLFAQFAFDAVVNLAAQAGVRYSITHPYNYIDANIVGFMNILECCRHHNIGHLVYASSSSVYGLNESIPFRPDQPADHPVSLYAASKKANEMMAHVYSHLYKIPTTGLRFFTVYGPWGRPDMALSLFTKAIVENKPIDVFNHGNMERDFTYVGDIVEGVVRVLQHPAKPNPDWDAAHPESDSSSAPYRIYNIGNNAPVKLTEYIEAIENKLGKKAIKNMLPLQPGDVPRTFADVQSLMNDVGYKPTTPVSEGVGHFIDWYLRYYQVHLS, encoded by the coding sequence ATGAAAGTATTGGTGACCGGGGCGGCTGGTTTTATTGGTTATCATCTTACCGAAAGATTGCTCAAAGACGGGCATGAAGTGGTAGGGCTGGATAGCCTCAACGATTATTATCCGGTTGAGCTCAAACACGACCGGCTGCGGCAGCTGGGCATTGCTATTGGCCACGAGCATAACGGCGACCTGCTGCAGAGTAGCCACTATACTTCCTTTCAGTTTATACAAATGAAGCTGGAAGACCGTGAACCTTTGCAACAACTCTTTGCACAGTTTGCTTTTGATGCGGTTGTCAATCTGGCTGCACAGGCCGGAGTTCGTTACAGCATCACCCATCCGTACAATTACATTGATGCCAATATTGTGGGCTTCATGAACATATTGGAATGTTGCCGCCACCACAATATCGGGCACCTGGTATACGCCAGCAGCAGTAGTGTGTACGGGTTAAATGAATCCATTCCTTTCCGGCCCGATCAACCTGCTGATCATCCTGTAAGCTTATATGCTGCCAGCAAAAAGGCCAACGAAATGATGGCCCATGTGTACAGCCATTTGTACAAAATACCTACTACGGGGCTTCGCTTTTTTACTGTGTATGGCCCCTGGGGCCGGCCCGATATGGCGCTGTCGTTATTTACCAAAGCCATTGTAGAAAACAAACCCATCGACGTGTTCAACCATGGCAACATGGAACGTGATTTTACCTATGTAGGCGATATCGTAGAAGGCGTGGTAAGAGTGCTACAACATCCGGCAAAGCCCAACCCTGATTGGGATGCAGCTCATCCCGAATCGGATAGCAGTTCAGCTCCATACCGTATTTACAACATTGGCAACAATGCACCGGTAAAACTGACTGAATACATCGAGGCCATTGAAAACAAACTGGGAAAAAAGGCCATCAAAAACATGCTGCCCTTGCAACCCGGCGATGTGCCCCGCACCTTTGCCGACGTACAATCGCTGATGAATGATGTAGGTTACAAGCCTACCACACCTGTATCGGAAGGTGTAGGTCATTTTATCGATTGGTATCTCCGTTACTATCAAGTGCATTTGTCTTAG
- a CDS encoding glycosyltransferase family 4 protein — protein MAKIAIILGRLVIGGTTMDTLQVARHLQQEHELLLITGGGQKDEFEAAYLTEHLPSIRHERIQGFGGSIQPWQDWQSYRQLRKVLRRFQPDIVHTHTAKAGLVGRLAAAAEKVPVIVHTYHGLLFHGYYKPWISRLMVRMERWLAAKTTRIIALSNMQRQQIVEQYRVCSHEKIAVVPLGIELAAFQEQREEKRRYFRSKYKLPDSAIAIGIVGRIVPIKNHELFIQTVALLQKARPRLRFFVVGDGHLRRKLQQTCTQLGIDQAYFPEEPRLATVVFTSWITEVDKVMAGLDMIVLTSHNEGTPVSLMEAQAAGKPVVSTKAGGIDDIVIDGKTGFTVAEHQPEQLAEAIIKIADQPLLMQAMGDAGQAMAEQQFRKERQVNDLNKLYLSLLANH, from the coding sequence ATGGCAAAAATTGCAATCATACTGGGCAGGCTGGTAATAGGTGGTACCACTATGGATACCTTACAGGTAGCCCGTCATTTGCAACAAGAACATGAACTGCTGCTGATAACCGGCGGTGGCCAAAAAGACGAGTTCGAAGCCGCCTATCTCACAGAGCATTTACCTTCTATCCGCCACGAAAGAATACAAGGTTTTGGCGGGAGTATTCAGCCCTGGCAAGACTGGCAATCGTACCGCCAGCTGCGCAAAGTACTGCGCCGTTTTCAGCCGGATATCGTACATACACATACCGCCAAAGCAGGGCTCGTAGGCCGTTTGGCGGCAGCCGCCGAAAAAGTGCCTGTCATTGTGCACACCTATCATGGCCTGCTGTTTCATGGATATTACAAGCCTTGGATAAGCCGGCTGATGGTACGCATGGAACGCTGGCTGGCTGCAAAAACTACCCGCATCATTGCCCTCAGCAATATGCAACGGCAGCAAATAGTAGAACAGTACCGCGTTTGTTCACACGAAAAAATTGCCGTGGTGCCACTTGGCATTGAGCTGGCCGCTTTTCAGGAGCAACGGGAGGAGAAGCGCCGCTATTTCCGCAGCAAATACAAATTGCCCGATTCGGCCATTGCCATTGGCATTGTGGGCCGAATTGTACCCATTAAAAACCATGAGCTGTTTATACAAACCGTAGCATTGCTTCAAAAGGCTCGTCCCCGGCTTCGTTTTTTTGTGGTAGGCGATGGGCATTTGCGCCGCAAACTGCAGCAAACCTGCACCCAGCTTGGTATAGATCAGGCCTATTTTCCTGAAGAACCCCGCCTGGCAACTGTTGTTTTTACTTCTTGGATTACAGAAGTAGATAAAGTGATGGCAGGACTGGATATGATAGTGCTCACATCGCACAACGAAGGCACTCCGGTTTCGCTGATGGAAGCTCAGGCTGCCGGTAAGCCGGTGGTGAGCACCAAAGCCGGCGGCATCGACGATATTGTTATTGATGGAAAAACCGGCTTCACTGTGGCCGAGCATCAACCCGAACAGCTGGCGGAAGCCATAATAAAGATTGCAGACCAGCCTTTATTAATGCAAGCCATGGGCGATGCCGGGCAGGCAATGGCAGAGCAACAGTTTAGAAAAGAACGCCAAGTGAATGATTTGAATAAGCTCTACCTGAGCTTGCTGGCAAATCATTAA
- a CDS encoding MerR family transcriptional regulator, which translates to MDAFTIKDLENLSGIKAHTIRIWEQRYTFLNPQRTDTNIRYYNNQELKTLLNVALLNKYGFKISHIDKMNPEEMKEKILSLSQVQAQQERIINELIQAMIDLDLDSFEEILDNFIMARGIEKTITQIIFPFLEKIGILWITNHINPAQEHLVTNIIRQKLIVGIESTGSHFRSDKALLLFLPEGEHHELGLLFIYYLLKSRGVKVWYLGANVPLKDLEYVVSMKKPDYVYAHLTSVAHNFNFDRFLQAFSIKMPGQKLIVSGQLTQNYKKKLPGAIQMKSSLSEVMEYIAML; encoded by the coding sequence ATGGATGCGTTTACTATTAAAGACCTCGAAAATTTATCCGGCATTAAAGCCCATACCATACGGATTTGGGAGCAGCGGTATACATTTTTGAATCCGCAGCGAACGGATACCAACATCCGTTATTACAACAACCAAGAGCTAAAAACGCTGTTGAATGTGGCCCTGTTGAATAAATACGGGTTCAAAATATCGCACATCGATAAGATGAACCCTGAGGAAATGAAGGAGAAAATTCTTTCCTTATCACAGGTGCAGGCGCAACAAGAACGCATCATCAATGAGCTCATTCAAGCCATGATAGACTTGGATCTCGACAGTTTTGAAGAGATTCTCGACAATTTTATCATGGCACGGGGTATTGAAAAAACCATCACCCAAATCATTTTCCCCTTCCTCGAAAAGATTGGTATTCTGTGGATTACCAACCATATTAACCCAGCGCAAGAGCATTTGGTAACCAATATCATTCGCCAAAAACTCATAGTAGGTATAGAAAGCACGGGTTCGCATTTCCGCAGCGACAAAGCATTGCTTTTGTTTTTGCCCGAGGGTGAACACCATGAGCTGGGCTTGTTGTTTATTTACTACCTGCTCAAAAGCCGTGGCGTAAAAGTGTGGTACCTGGGTGCCAACGTGCCGCTGAAAGATTTGGAATATGTAGTGAGTATGAAAAAGCCCGATTACGTGTATGCTCACCTTACCTCAGTGGCCCATAATTTCAATTTCGATCGCTTTTTGCAGGCCTTTAGTATCAAAATGCCGGGCCAAAAGCTCATCGTTTCCGGTCAGCTTACACAAAACTACAAGAAGAAGCTGCCAGGGGCTATCCAAATGAAATCCTCGCTTTCGGAAGTAATGGAGTACATAGCTATGCTGTAA
- a CDS encoding RNA polymerase sigma factor: MSTVEFDQLLLDNADFLRPFAVTLTRDHETANDLLQETMYRALANKEKYNVGTNIKAWLYTIMRNIFINNYRRKAKQHTIFDSTPNEFLLNYNQSVVANPAEGNMKLKEINKALESLPEIFKKPFMLYFDGYKYHEIADMLQEPLGTIKSRIHFARKLLKAHLERH; encoded by the coding sequence ATGTCTACGGTAGAATTTGATCAGTTGTTGTTGGATAATGCAGACTTTCTCCGGCCATTCGCGGTTACGCTTACCCGCGACCATGAGACAGCCAACGACCTATTGCAAGAAACAATGTACAGGGCGCTGGCCAACAAGGAAAAGTATAATGTTGGCACCAACATCAAAGCATGGTTGTACACCATCATGCGAAACATTTTCATCAACAATTATCGTAGAAAAGCCAAGCAGCATACCATTTTTGATAGCACCCCCAACGAATTTTTACTCAACTACAATCAATCTGTAGTGGCCAATCCTGCTGAGGGTAACATGAAGTTGAAGGAAATCAACAAGGCGCTGGAAAGCCTTCCGGAAATATTCAAAAAGCCATTCATGCTGTACTTCGATGGATACAAGTACCATGAAATTGCCGATATGCTGCAGGAGCCGCTGGGTACCATTAAGAGCCGCATACACTTTGCCAGAAAGCTCTTAAAAGCCCATCTGGAACGTCATTAA